One window of Cydia strobilella chromosome 10, ilCydStro3.1, whole genome shotgun sequence genomic DNA carries:
- the LOC134744612 gene encoding putative inorganic phosphate cotransporter, with protein MQDAKKPKAAFGIRHLQAVMMFFALVIGYAMRVNMSMAIVAMTDSSTDNTFDWSMQTQSVILSSFFWGYVVLQIPGSLLADKIGGSILITISIGCNSIITLILPTAATYGGWQAVCACRVLQGLTQGFLFPCTHNLIGKWVPLKDKARFMAFIYSGSQFGTAAQLMLAGYLAEYWGWPSIFYASGICGVLWTVIYILIGSASPQSSKMISEDERMYIQSSLGHVGGHKSYPVPWNSVFTSLPFISLIVVNCCQNWGFWTLMTEIPSYMSQVLGVNIKANGVLSALPYITMYLLSFPFGLASDFILAKGWLSATTTRKLSNSIAYLVPAVTLIGFAYVPAGNIVMAVGLLCVVVGLNAGYYTGFMLAFLDMAPNFAGFMLSITNCAANFISFIAPLVAGVIIQDETDVSQWRYVFYLSSLLYVVGNTFYLVFGTSELQSWNEPKQEEVENGSGK; from the exons ATGCAGGATGCTAAGAAACCGA AAGCCGCTTTTGGCATCAGACACCTGCAAGCTGTGATGATGTTCTTCGCGTTAGTCATCGGCTATGCTATGCGAGTCAACATGAGCATGGCCATCGTGGCTATGACCGACTCCTCTACAGACAAT ACATTCGACTGGAGCATGCAAACTCAGAGCGTGATTCTCTCATCGTTCTTCTGGGGCTACGTGGTGCTGCAGATCCCTGGCAGTCTCCTGGCAGACAAGATTGGAGGCAGTATTCTCATTACCATCAGCATTGGATGTAATTCCATCATCACCCTCATTCTGCCTACAGCTGCGACCTAC GGTGGCTGGCAGGCAGTATGCGCATGTCGTGTACTACAGGGTTTGACACAAGGCTTCTTATTTCCTTGCACTCACAACCTCATCGGGAAATGGGTGCCTTTGAAGGATAAAGCCCGTTTTAtggcatttatttattcag GATCTCAATTCGGCACAGCAGCCCAACTAATGCTGGCCGGCTATCTCGCCGAATACTGGGGCTGGCCTTCCATCTTCTACGCCAGCGGCATATGTGGGGTCTTATGGACAGTCATCTACATCCTGATTGGATCAGCTTCCCCGCAGAGCTCGAAAATGATCAGTGAGGATGAGAGGATGTATATACAGAGCTCGCTGGGACATGTGGGTGGTCATAAg TCATACCCTGTGCCCTGGAATTCTGTGTTCACATCTCTCCCCTTCATCAGCCTAATCGTAGTGAACTGCTGCCAGAACTGGGGTTTCTGGACGCTCATGACTGAGATACCTTCTTACATGAGTCAAGTGCTCGGAGTTAATATTAAAGCA AATGGCGTTCTTTCGGCGCTGCCCTACATCACAATGTACCTGCTAAGCTTCCCCTTTGGTCTAGCGTCGGACTTTATACTAGCCAAGGGCTGGCTTAGTGCAACTACTACAAGAAAACTAAGCAACAGCATAG CGTACCTCGTGCCGGCCGTGACTCTCATCGGGTTTGCCTACGTGCCTGCTGGGAATATCGTCATGGcggtcggattgctgtgtgtgGTCGTCGGGCTTAACGCGGGATACTACACTGGTTTTATG TTGGCGTTTCTAGACATGGCTCCCAACTTCGCCGGTTTCATGCTCTCCATCACAAACTGCGCCGCCAACTTCATATCATTCATCGCACCGCTAGTTGCTGGAGTTATAATACAAGACGAG ACTGACGTAAGTCAGTGGAGATATGTATTCTACCTCTCCTCCTTGCTTTACGTGGTTGGTAACACCTTCTATCTGGTGTTCGGAACCAGTGAGCTACAATCATGGAATGAGCCGAAACAGGAGGAAGTAGAAAATGGTTCAGGTAAGTAG